One genomic window of Alphaproteobacteria bacterium includes the following:
- a CDS encoding aldo/keto reductase, which translates to MQQRKFGATGVQVAAVGQGTWNIERDRRPSAVAALRRGIDLGMTHIDTAEMYGSGRAEEIVAEAIAGRRDGLFIVSKVLPSNASRKGTIEACENSLKRLKTDRLDCYLLHWRGSYPLADTVAALETLQADGKVLSWGVSNFDVSDLDEVLAIAGPGKVACNQVLYHLRERAIEHGVIPWCEKHDVAVVAYSPFGQGDFPAPRSSGGKVLAEIANARGATPRQVALAFLIRHKGTFAIPKAASVEHVVENAGGDGLKLSAAEIAQIDRAFPRGARQGLPML; encoded by the coding sequence ATGCAACAACGGAAATTCGGTGCCACGGGCGTGCAAGTCGCCGCGGTTGGCCAAGGGACTTGGAACATCGAAAGGGATCGCCGTCCGAGTGCCGTTGCAGCGCTCCGCCGCGGAATCGATCTTGGCATGACCCATATCGATACGGCCGAAATGTATGGTTCTGGCCGGGCGGAGGAGATCGTCGCCGAGGCCATCGCCGGCCGGCGCGACGGGTTGTTCATCGTCTCGAAGGTTCTGCCAAGCAACGCGTCGCGCAAGGGCACGATCGAGGCCTGCGAAAACTCTCTGAAGCGACTGAAGACGGACCGACTCGACTGTTACCTTCTCCATTGGCGGGGCAGCTATCCGCTTGCCGATACCGTCGCGGCACTCGAGACTTTGCAGGCCGACGGCAAGGTCCTCTCGTGGGGTGTGTCGAATTTCGACGTTTCCGACCTCGACGAGGTGCTTGCGATCGCGGGCCCCGGGAAGGTCGCCTGCAATCAGGTGCTGTACCATTTGCGCGAGCGCGCGATCGAGCACGGCGTCATCCCGTGGTGCGAAAAGCACGATGTTGCCGTCGTCGCCTATAGTCCCTTCGGCCAAGGAGACTTTCCCGCCCCTCGCTCGTCGGGTGGCAAAGTGCTCGCCGAAATCGCCAACGCCCGTGGCGCCACCCCGCGTCAGGTGGCGCTCGCCTTTCTTATCCGCCATAAGGGAACGTTTGCGATTCCAAAGGCAGCCAGCGTCGAGCACGTGGTCGAGAACGCGGGCGGCGACGGCTTAAAGCTCAGCGCCGCCGAGATTGCGCAAATCGACCGGGCTTTTCCGCGTGGCGCCCGCCAGGGCTTGCCGATGCTGTGA
- a CDS encoding flavin monoamine oxidase family protein: protein MTQSISRRGFIDLVGRMGGAAAVYETMSAMGLLRVPGAYAGPPSLAPHSGRGTHVAILGAGLAGMTAAYELSRAGYRCTILEARHRAGGRTWTLRRGDLVEEADSRQRCGFSPGEEMYLNPGPARIPQHHQALLGYCRHFGVALEAMVNENRNAFFQSDQAFGGKPIRQRQFISSSRGYIAELLAKAVNQRALDQALSEEDQHRFLEMLREFGSLDRAYEFKGSSRLGNSEWPGAGDQKGVQLEPLPLPELLKPVFAYFQLNWSELIDFAPTMLQPKGGMDQIAKAFEARVHPMIHYGAEVLAVRREGDGVRIHYRRGADKAREALVADYCICAIPLSVLRGIETDLSSAFREAIAAPPYSAVVKIGFEAKRRFWEEDEQIYGGISWIDDDVTQIWYPSTGFHAKRGILLGAYIWSDERAERMGALSPAERLAASLKSGEKLHPAYARDLARGISVAWHKIPFNRGAWVEWTKETRASAYETLIRGEPPVYLAGEHMSYVTAWQEGAILSAHATVKAIDDRVRAKKA from the coding sequence GTGACGCAGTCCATCTCACGGCGGGGATTTATCGATCTGGTGGGGCGAATGGGGGGTGCCGCCGCGGTTTACGAGACCATGTCGGCAATGGGGCTGTTACGCGTGCCCGGGGCCTATGCGGGGCCACCGTCGCTAGCGCCGCATTCGGGACGCGGGACGCATGTGGCGATCCTGGGTGCTGGGCTTGCCGGAATGACGGCCGCCTACGAGCTGTCGCGCGCTGGTTACCGCTGCACCATTCTCGAGGCGCGGCACCGTGCGGGCGGTCGCACATGGACCCTCCGTCGGGGCGACCTGGTCGAGGAGGCCGACAGCCGACAACGATGCGGGTTTTCGCCAGGCGAAGAGATGTACCTCAACCCCGGCCCCGCGCGGATTCCGCAACATCACCAAGCATTGCTCGGCTATTGCCGACATTTTGGCGTCGCCCTCGAGGCGATGGTGAACGAGAACCGCAACGCCTTTTTTCAAAGCGATCAGGCATTCGGCGGCAAACCAATTCGCCAGCGCCAGTTCATCAGCAGCAGCCGAGGCTATATCGCGGAGTTGCTGGCGAAAGCGGTCAATCAACGCGCCCTCGATCAAGCGCTCAGCGAAGAGGACCAGCACCGATTTCTCGAAATGCTGCGCGAATTCGGCTCGCTCGACCGCGCATACGAGTTCAAGGGCTCGTCACGCCTCGGCAATAGCGAATGGCCGGGTGCCGGCGATCAGAAAGGCGTGCAGCTCGAGCCCCTGCCGCTGCCGGAGCTGTTGAAGCCGGTGTTCGCATACTTCCAGCTTAATTGGAGCGAGCTTATCGATTTCGCGCCGACGATGCTGCAGCCCAAGGGAGGCATGGACCAAATCGCCAAGGCTTTCGAGGCGCGGGTTCATCCCATGATCCACTACGGTGCCGAGGTGCTGGCCGTCAGGCGGGAAGGCGACGGTGTGCGCATCCACTATCGACGGGGTGCCGACAAGGCGCGTGAGGCGCTCGTGGCCGACTATTGCATCTGCGCCATTCCGTTGAGCGTGCTTCGCGGAATCGAGACCGATCTTTCGAGCGCGTTCAGGGAGGCGATCGCCGCACCCCCTTACAGTGCCGTGGTCAAGATCGGATTTGAGGCCAAGCGCCGCTTCTGGGAGGAGGACGAGCAGATCTATGGCGGTATCTCCTGGATCGACGACGACGTGACCCAGATTTGGTATCCCTCCACCGGATTCCACGCGAAGCGCGGAATTCTGCTCGGCGCCTATATCTGGAGCGACGAGAGGGCGGAGCGCATGGGGGCACTCAGCCCCGCCGAGCGTCTCGCGGCATCGCTCAAGAGCGGTGAAAAGCTTCATCCGGCCTATGCGCGCGATCTTGCCCGCGGCATCTCGGTTGCTTGGCACAAGATTCCCTTCAATCGCGGTGCTTGGGTCGAGTGGACCAAGGAAACGCGCGCAAGCGCTTATGAAACCCTCATCCGCGGCGAGCCGCCGGTCTACCTCGCGGGCGAGCACATGAGCTATGTGACCGCATGGCAGGAGGGCGCCATCCTCTCGGCCCATGCGACAGTCAAGGCGATCGACGACCGGGTGCGGGCCAAAAAGGCTTGA